In Acidobacteriota bacterium, the genomic window CTATGAAGGCGAGGAATAAGGAGATCAGCTTTAGGTTCTTCCTTATAAGGAAGAGGATTCCCCATATTATCATCCCAACGATAAGGATGAAAAGCTGAGCCATTTTCACCCTTCCTGAAGATATTTCTATCCCTGCCCTATGAAGGATAAGGGGGAAGAGGAGGGTAAAGCTAAGGAGAATGAGGAGGGCTGTTGCGAATAGGAGGTGATAGAAGGTGCGATATCTTTCAATAAAGGAGCGAAATCGGCGGGAAAGATCGTCGATCCCGGCGAAGAAATGGGTGGCGAAGAGGGCGAGGGCTGCCCAAACGATTAAAGCAACCCGGACGATTACATTGTTCGGTCCGGAATATCCTGGACGGAAGAAGGTCATCAGTATCCCACCACCAAAGATGAGTGAGAGGAGAAGACGATTGAATGGGGTAGAGAAGGCTTTCCTCCTTATAAGAAGTAATCCGAGGACCCCGAAGATGATGATGGGACCGAACTCAAAGAAGTAGTAAAGGGGAGCGTCGAGCAGATTGGTGAGGTTGCTTTCGCCGAAGAAGTGGGCGAACAAAGCCCCATTCAACAGCCCCCCGGTTCCTGCGATTTTAAAGACGAGCTGTGGCTTTGCCAAATTGCTTTTAAGGGTAAGGATAAAGGGAAGGGCGAGGAGCCCTCCGATGATCCCGGTTATTAGGAGGAAGGTAAGCTCCTCTTTCCATCTTTTTTCCCACAGGGAGAGGGCGAGTTCGATCAAAAAGAAGATGAAGAGCCCTACAGCGAGCCCAAGGGTGACATAGCTTGAGAGAGCGGGGGCAGAGGCAATAAGTAATCCACCGATCACAAGGTAGCCTCTTCCCCCGGTCCTTCGAAACCTTAAGAGGAGGAAAAGGTAGATGACAGCGACTATGAACCCAGCTATGTGCTGGGGTACCCAGATCAGGTTCACATAGAAGGAGTGGATCGACTTCGCCCGGAGATCAGCCCAGAAATCGACATATTTGCTGGGGATAAGAGCGCGGATGGTGGCGAAGTTTAATCCTATGCTAATTCCCCTTTTCACGATGAGATTTTTAACAATATGGATGAAGACGAAGACGATATCGAACCCGCCAACCAAACTGAGGGTGGCAGTGGTAAGGAGAGCTGGTTTTTCCTCTCCAAAGTATTCCCGGGCAAGGAGATAGAAGGTGAAAACGAGGAGAAAGGGGAGAAGAAGGGCAAGGGCAAAAAGGGTGCTCAATATGTCCAGCCGAAGGTGAGCGATTTTGACCAAGGCAGCGCCCATTATGTGAAAGAAGTAGAAGTACTCCATAGGATAGGGGTCGGCGATATAGGGGTTTCCTGGTGGGAGCTCATTTGAGTTTAAAAGGGCAAGTCCAACATACATCCTGTTCATCCAGTCGGATACTGCGGTACGGTGGACACCGCGAGCATCCTCGTATCCATGGAAGGCGATGGAGAGATATACGAGCAATGTCAGCACTAAGGTAATGATAATGAGCCACTTAACCTCGCTTCGTGCGATCGGCTTGATATCCTTCCGTTCCTTCTTCTTAAGAAGAGAGCCGAGGATTAAAAGGACGAATAATGTAGCCAAGGAGAGAAGGATATAACTCCGGCTGAAACGATAAAGCCTTCCTCCTATAAACAGGGTTAACGGGGTGATGCCGAGGCTTATACCGATAGAGAGAACAAGTGTTCTTATGTCGAAGAGTCCCCGGTACTCACCGATGAGAAGGAGAGCAAGAGCGCCTGGAACGATTAAGAGGAGGATTATTCCCCCCAGGCTGGAAAGAAAAGGCGAAGAAAAAGCGGAAAGCCCGAAGCCGATGCCCATTGCTATCCCTATCTCTATGAGGACAGCTTTTTTCTTTCCCTTCATCCCAAGTATTCCCTTTTTCTCCGGGCATTATAATAGTTTATCGACAAATACATTACAACCGGCTAAGGAGACGGAAGGGGATGATGAACTTATCGATGACGAGCTGTTTGAACCCCGGATATACATCCATATGGACATATCCCTTCAGGAACGCCCAGTATTGGATAAAGAAGAGCCCGTTATAGAGAAGGAAGAAGTAGGTTATCCTCCTGACCCAGTTGAATGAGTATCGCTCCTCAAGCCTTTTATAGAATGAAGCGATGCCAAAGGCGAAGATGAGGCCGGAGGAGATTAACCTCCTTGCCCCAAAGGCTTCTCCTGCCCACCATTCGCAAACGGCGCTTGCGAGATAAAGCTGAAGGGAAAGTCCGAGAAGGAGATAGAGCGATAAGGTTCTCCTCTTTCTGGGTACGAGGAGGAAGCCGAGGAGAGCAAGTCCATAAAGCGGAGTCCAGGTGATGAGCCCGTGACGACGAGAAAAGAGGAGTCTGTGAAAGGCGGGTTTAAGGAAATAGATGAACCCCGATGTGTAAGGGCGAAATTCGTTCTGAGGGATGAGGAGATATTTATCATATATCGCTTTCCAGACGAGGGAATGAGGGGAGAAAGCGAGGACGAGGAAGAGGAGGAATAGCAGATGATTCAGGAAAAGCTTTCCTACCTCTTTTAGCTTCCTCCTTTTGAGGAGCTGGGAGTAGAGTATCAAGGACTCGACCAAAGGGATGGCGAGGAAAAGGGAATTCTGCCACCGCACCATAGAGGCGAGTCCCCCAAGCAATCCAAGTACTGCCCATTCCCTTGCCTTCCGTTTTCCTCTTGTTTTATCCCAGTAAGAGAGGAAAAGGGAGCTTACGAAAAGCGAAGTCATATGGGAATAGGAAGGGGAGGCTAAGGAGTAGTAAAGGGCGTTCGTTCCCAGCCAGATTCCCAGGGTAGAGTAGAAGGATATCTTCTTTGGGAAGTAGCGGTTGAGGAAGCGGTAGATGATGATGGCAGCGAGGAAGGAGTAGAATATGCTGGCGAGGCAGTAGCCCCCCTCGAGGAAAAGACGGGGGAAGTAAGGGCTTCCTTGAGGAAGGAAGGGAGAAAAAAGGAGGAAGAGCAGATAGCCTAAGAGGAAAAAGGGAGCTGCGAGAAGTGCTGGACCGAAGGCGAATGGACTGGGGGGGTACCCGGTGCGGGGTACCTTAAGGAGCCCCCAGCCGATGGTGTCGTCGAAATCGAGGTAGTTATTGCTTAAGTCGAGATCACGATCGAAGATGAGAGAGGGGAGGTAGATGTAGTACATTATCCCATCCCCTGCTACTAAGTGGTTAGGAAGTCTCTTTGGGAGGAGGATGCGGAAGCCAAAATAGGTGAGGCTGAAGAAGACGAAGATGAGGAAGAAAATGAGGAGGTGGTTATTCCACACTTTGCTCAGGGTTTTCCCTTCCTTAGCCATTTTTTGTCTCCTCTACAAAGGGTTTATAGAATCGGACAAGCTCCTTTGCTACTTCGCTAGGAGAAAATCGAGAAAGGAAGCGTTTTCGCGCCTCCTCGTCCCATTTCCCCTCTTCCTTTAGGAGCTCGCAGGCAGCCAAGCATATCGCCTCAGGGGAACGGGGAGGTACCACTCTTCCTAAAAGTCCCGGCTCAACGAAGGCGGAGATGCCAGTGGT contains:
- a CDS encoding glycosyltransferase family 39 protein, with translation MAKEGKTLSKVWNNHLLIFFLIFVFFSLTYFGFRILLPKRLPNHLVAGDGIMYYIYLPSLIFDRDLDLSNNYLDFDDTIGWGLLKVPRTGYPPSPFAFGPALLAAPFFLLGYLLFLLFSPFLPQGSPYFPRLFLEGGYCLASIFYSFLAAIIIYRFLNRYFPKKISFYSTLGIWLGTNALYYSLASPSYSHMTSLFVSSLFLSYWDKTRGKRKAREWAVLGLLGGLASMVRWQNSLFLAIPLVESLILYSQLLKRRKLKEVGKLFLNHLLFLLFLVLAFSPHSLVWKAIYDKYLLIPQNEFRPYTSGFIYFLKPAFHRLLFSRRHGLITWTPLYGLALLGFLLVPRKRRTLSLYLLLGLSLQLYLASAVCEWWAGEAFGARRLISSGLIFAFGIASFYKRLEERYSFNWVRRITYFFLLYNGLFFIQYWAFLKGYVHMDVYPGFKQLVIDKFIIPFRLLSRL